A single region of the Brachypodium distachyon strain Bd21 chromosome 3, Brachypodium_distachyon_v3.0, whole genome shotgun sequence genome encodes:
- the LOC100836463 gene encoding wee1-like protein kinase isoform X1 encodes MMRGKSASAARPRAGTSQPRRFSAPRTATKAAAAVGSSPSGELSRQLESVTLRNFFSDAPALNPIGEEAPAPAPAPAQPHPVDADVPMEDKDCCILSQDFFCTPDYLTPDAPPLANSFDSDKENIPCPKSPEKSVARSKRYKRDCSPKDLRSVSLSELDEQELTPVPCGLCQDDSEEEQMVRPSLQKRGSIVPQSARTLRSQVTPPPCIKNPYNADPRIDDGVFNVRQGKSSGSSPSIGAYGLSRYRSDFHEIEVCSEQILLMCSCSGLTFTSCGDFGHEQSLFQQIGRGNFSLVFKVLRRIEGCLYAVKRSIKELHSDRDRRLALKEVQTLVALGNHENIVGYFTSWFETEKLYIQMELCDRCLSMNGNPLLKHEEALELLYQVSKGLDFIHGRGIAHLDVKPDNIYVKNGVYKLGDFGCATLIDRSLPIEEGDARYMPPEMLNDEFEHLDKVDIFSLGATVYELIRGTPLPLSGPQFTSLREGKFALLPGRPIQFQNLIKLMMDPDPTRRPSAKEILRHPIFEKLHQGSGPGEDVEQLHPIFRSRQ; translated from the exons ATGATGAGGGGGAAGAGCGCGAGCGCAGCGCGGCCGCGGGCCGGGACGAGCCAGCCCCGCCGCTTCTCCGCCCCCAGAACGgcgacgaaggcggcggcggcggtggggagcTCGCCGTCGGGGGAGCTGTCGCGGCAGCTCGAGAGCGTCACGCTCCGCAACTTCTTCTCCGACGCCCCCGCGCTCAATCCTATCGGGGAGgaggctccggctccggctccggctcctgCTCAGCCGCATCCCGTGGACGCGGACGTGCCCATGGAGGACAAGGACTGCTGCATCCTCAGCCAGGATTTCTTCTG CACCCCGGATTACCTCACGCccgacgcgccgccgctggcgaaTAGTTTCGACTCCGATAAG GAGAACATCCCTTGCCCCAAATCTCCGGAGAAGTCGGTCGCTCGGAGCAAGAGGTACAAGAGAG ATTGTTCGCCCAAAGACCTCAGGTCGGTGAGCCTCTCAGAGTTGGACGAGCAGGAGCTTACTCCTGTCCCGTGTGGTCTATGTCAGGATGATTCAGAGGAAGAACAGATGGTGCGACCTAGTTTGCAAAAGAGAGGTAGCATCGTTCCTCAATCAGCAAGAACTCTGCGCTCCCAGGTGACTCCTCCGCCATGCATCAAGAACCCGTATAATGCTGATCCTCGAATAGACGACGGTGTTTTCAATGTAAGGCAAGGCAAATCATCAG GGTCTTCTCCCTCCATTGGTGCTTATGGTCTTTCACGTTACCGTAGTGATTTCCATGAAATTGAGGTATGCTCTGAGCAGATATTGCTTATGTGTTCCTGTTCAGGTTTAACTTTTACATCCTGTGGAGATTTTGGTCATGAACAATCTTTATTTCAGCAAATTGGCCGAGGAAACTTCAGTCTTGTGTTCAAAGTTCTGAGAAGGATAGAGGGCTGCCTGTATGCAGTAAAACGGAGCATCAAGGAGTTGCATAGTGACAGGGACAG GAGGCTAGCACTGAAGGAAGTACAAACTTTGGTGGCTTTAG GTAACCATGAGAACATTGTTGGATATTTCACCTCTTGGTTTGAGACCGAGAAACTTTATATTCAGATGGAACTGTGCGACCGCTGTCTATCTATGAATGGGAACCCACTCTTGAAGCATGAGGAAGCTCTGGAACTGTTGTATCAG GTCTCCAAAGGCTTGGACTTCATTCATGGGCGTGGCATAGCACACCTTGATGTCAAACCAGATAACATATACGTCAAGAATGGTGTTTATAAGCTTGGAGATTTTGGTTGTGCTACACTTATTGATCGTAGTTTGCCAATTGAAGAAGGAGATGCTCGCTATATGCCTCCAGAAATGTTGAATGATGAGTTTGAGCATCTTGACAAGGTAGACATCTTTTCTCTTGGGGCAACTGTCTATGAGCTTATAAGAGGCACTCCGCTTCCTCTGTCTGGACCCCAGTTTACTAGTCTCAGAGAGGGCAAATTCGCATTGCTTCCAGGACGCCCTATTCAGTTCCAAAATTTAATCAAG
- the LOC100836463 gene encoding wee1-like protein kinase isoform X2: MMRGKSASAARPRAGTSQPRRFSAPRTATKAAAAVGSSPSGELSRQLESVTLRNFFSDAPALNPIGEEAPAPAPAPAQPHPVDADVPMEDKDCCILSQDFFCTPDYLTPDAPPLANSFDSDKENIPCPKSPEKSVARSKRYKRDCSPKDLRSVSLSELDEQELTPVPCGLCQDDSEEEQMVRPSLQKRGSIVPQSARTLRSQVTPPPCIKNPYNADPRIDDGVFNVRQGKSSGSSPSIGAYGLSRYRSDFHEIEQIGRGNFSLVFKVLRRIEGCLYAVKRSIKELHSDRDRRLALKEVQTLVALGNHENIVGYFTSWFETEKLYIQMELCDRCLSMNGNPLLKHEEALELLYQVSKGLDFIHGRGIAHLDVKPDNIYVKNGVYKLGDFGCATLIDRSLPIEEGDARYMPPEMLNDEFEHLDKVDIFSLGATVYELIRGTPLPLSGPQFTSLREGKFALLPGRPIQFQNLIKLMMDPDPTRRPSAKEILRHPIFEKLHQGSGPGEDVEQLHPIFRSRQ, translated from the exons ATGATGAGGGGGAAGAGCGCGAGCGCAGCGCGGCCGCGGGCCGGGACGAGCCAGCCCCGCCGCTTCTCCGCCCCCAGAACGgcgacgaaggcggcggcggcggtggggagcTCGCCGTCGGGGGAGCTGTCGCGGCAGCTCGAGAGCGTCACGCTCCGCAACTTCTTCTCCGACGCCCCCGCGCTCAATCCTATCGGGGAGgaggctccggctccggctccggctcctgCTCAGCCGCATCCCGTGGACGCGGACGTGCCCATGGAGGACAAGGACTGCTGCATCCTCAGCCAGGATTTCTTCTG CACCCCGGATTACCTCACGCccgacgcgccgccgctggcgaaTAGTTTCGACTCCGATAAG GAGAACATCCCTTGCCCCAAATCTCCGGAGAAGTCGGTCGCTCGGAGCAAGAGGTACAAGAGAG ATTGTTCGCCCAAAGACCTCAGGTCGGTGAGCCTCTCAGAGTTGGACGAGCAGGAGCTTACTCCTGTCCCGTGTGGTCTATGTCAGGATGATTCAGAGGAAGAACAGATGGTGCGACCTAGTTTGCAAAAGAGAGGTAGCATCGTTCCTCAATCAGCAAGAACTCTGCGCTCCCAGGTGACTCCTCCGCCATGCATCAAGAACCCGTATAATGCTGATCCTCGAATAGACGACGGTGTTTTCAATGTAAGGCAAGGCAAATCATCAG GGTCTTCTCCCTCCATTGGTGCTTATGGTCTTTCACGTTACCGTAGTGATTTCCATGAAATTGAG CAAATTGGCCGAGGAAACTTCAGTCTTGTGTTCAAAGTTCTGAGAAGGATAGAGGGCTGCCTGTATGCAGTAAAACGGAGCATCAAGGAGTTGCATAGTGACAGGGACAG GAGGCTAGCACTGAAGGAAGTACAAACTTTGGTGGCTTTAG GTAACCATGAGAACATTGTTGGATATTTCACCTCTTGGTTTGAGACCGAGAAACTTTATATTCAGATGGAACTGTGCGACCGCTGTCTATCTATGAATGGGAACCCACTCTTGAAGCATGAGGAAGCTCTGGAACTGTTGTATCAG GTCTCCAAAGGCTTGGACTTCATTCATGGGCGTGGCATAGCACACCTTGATGTCAAACCAGATAACATATACGTCAAGAATGGTGTTTATAAGCTTGGAGATTTTGGTTGTGCTACACTTATTGATCGTAGTTTGCCAATTGAAGAAGGAGATGCTCGCTATATGCCTCCAGAAATGTTGAATGATGAGTTTGAGCATCTTGACAAGGTAGACATCTTTTCTCTTGGGGCAACTGTCTATGAGCTTATAAGAGGCACTCCGCTTCCTCTGTCTGGACCCCAGTTTACTAGTCTCAGAGAGGGCAAATTCGCATTGCTTCCAGGACGCCCTATTCAGTTCCAAAATTTAATCAAG